The proteins below come from a single Chitinophaga pinensis DSM 2588 genomic window:
- a CDS encoding caspase family protein: MTPNSYAVHIGLNAVNPDSYEGWNGELFACENDAAVYRAIAEKAGFQQIYSLLTKEATAVNVLQHLQTAAGQLQSGDLFLMTYSGHGGVLADTNKDETNNFGEMDGFDETWCLYDRQLIDDELFACFGQFKEGVRILLFSDSCHSGSVAKNTAPVNNNAPIDPATYTRARFAPLGTMIRTYNAHKAEYDSIQAPLHTRPEDIKAYVVQFGACQDDELAREVWGNGMFTAKLQKVLNEPVNSYTELFTAIKRGFSTEQHPNLFHYGNKTYEFLSQVPFSIQSDAGVKAE, translated from the coding sequence ATGACACCAAACAGCTACGCAGTACATATCGGTCTGAACGCAGTTAATCCGGATAGTTATGAAGGCTGGAACGGGGAATTGTTTGCCTGTGAGAATGACGCTGCGGTATACAGAGCAATCGCTGAAAAAGCCGGCTTCCAACAGATCTATTCATTACTGACAAAAGAAGCGACGGCAGTTAACGTATTGCAGCATCTGCAAACGGCAGCCGGACAGTTACAGTCGGGCGATCTTTTTCTGATGACCTATTCCGGTCACGGGGGCGTATTGGCAGATACCAACAAAGACGAGACGAACAACTTCGGTGAGATGGATGGATTTGATGAAACATGGTGCCTGTACGACCGGCAACTGATAGACGACGAACTGTTTGCCTGCTTCGGTCAATTCAAAGAGGGCGTACGTATCCTGCTTTTTTCAGATAGCTGTCATTCCGGTTCTGTCGCAAAAAACACCGCTCCTGTTAATAACAATGCACCTATAGATCCCGCTACTTATACCCGGGCCAGATTCGCGCCATTGGGTACCATGATACGTACCTATAATGCGCATAAGGCGGAATATGATAGTATACAGGCGCCACTCCACACACGACCGGAAGACATCAAAGCTTACGTCGTTCAATTTGGCGCCTGCCAGGATGACGAATTAGCGAGGGAAGTATGGGGGAACGGTATGTTTACCGCAAAACTGCAAAAGGTCCTGAATGAGCCTGTAAATAGCTATACGGAACTATTCACTGCTATCAAGCGGGGATTTTCCACCGAACAGCATCCTAACCTGTTCCACTATGGCAACAAGACCTATGAATTTCTGTCACAGGTACCATTTTCTATTCAGTCCGATGCCGGCGTAAAAGCGGAATAG
- a CDS encoding M28 family metallopeptidase yields the protein MKDLRSLLLLATLAAACNTGTKQTGQGDDSTAIKAIDSAGLVRDIAVLASDEFQGRKPFTIGEEKTLAYLEKRFKEIGLEPGNGTSYLQDVPMVEILSKPEGDLRIKGKTGDLKLSYLDQYVAGTKRVQDQVSINNSEMIFAGFGIVAPEYNWNDYAGLDVKGKTVVVMVNDPGFYDSTLFKGKTRTMTYYGRWTYKFEEAARQGAAGILIIHDVLPASYGWTVVRSGWSKPKLDLQTADNNMSRAAIEGWLTQESARKLFQLAGVSDTIINQAKRPGFKPVSLGVSASLTLHNKTRKSVSHNVAALLPGTDRKNEYIIYSAHWDHLGVGEAVKGDTIYNGALDNASGVSGLLQLATAFKKLQHPPKRSVLFLALTGEEQGLLGSEYYATHPIFPIKSTVADINMDVLNFFGRTKDITIIGKGQSDLDDYAAKAAEKQGRFLIPEANPSGGWFFRSDHFNFAKVGIPALYPGSGNQSLTHNSAWAPDHAAMYGRDHYHSPFDELDPSWELSGMVEDVRFLFDVGVTLSNEDKFPQWKEGSEFKAKR from the coding sequence ATGAAAGACCTGCGTTCTCTTTTACTCCTGGCTACACTGGCCGCCGCCTGTAATACAGGCACAAAGCAGACGGGCCAGGGAGACGACTCAACCGCCATTAAAGCCATTGACTCCGCTGGTCTGGTACGCGACATCGCCGTACTGGCTTCCGACGAATTTCAGGGCCGTAAACCCTTTACCATAGGTGAAGAGAAAACCCTCGCCTACCTGGAAAAACGATTTAAGGAAATCGGCCTGGAACCGGGTAATGGTACCAGTTATCTACAGGATGTCCCTATGGTGGAAATCCTGTCCAAGCCGGAAGGCGACCTCCGGATCAAAGGGAAAACCGGCGATCTGAAACTGTCTTACCTCGATCAGTACGTGGCCGGTACCAAACGTGTACAGGACCAGGTGTCTATTAATAACTCCGAAATGATCTTTGCCGGGTTCGGTATCGTAGCGCCGGAATATAACTGGAATGACTATGCGGGACTGGATGTAAAAGGTAAGACCGTTGTAGTAATGGTGAATGATCCGGGCTTCTATGACAGTACGCTGTTCAAAGGAAAGACCCGCACCATGACCTACTATGGCCGCTGGACATACAAATTTGAAGAAGCTGCCCGTCAGGGAGCCGCCGGTATCCTCATTATTCATGATGTGTTGCCCGCCAGTTATGGCTGGACCGTTGTGCGCAGCGGCTGGTCAAAACCTAAACTGGACCTGCAGACGGCTGATAATAACATGAGCCGCGCGGCGATTGAAGGATGGCTCACCCAGGAATCTGCCAGGAAGCTGTTCCAGCTGGCAGGTGTATCTGACACGATTATCAATCAGGCGAAACGTCCGGGATTCAAACCGGTATCTTTAGGGGTAAGCGCTTCCCTCACGCTGCATAACAAGACCCGTAAATCTGTTTCCCACAACGTAGCCGCACTGCTGCCGGGAACAGACCGGAAGAATGAATACATCATTTACTCTGCTCACTGGGATCATCTGGGTGTAGGCGAAGCCGTGAAAGGCGATACCATCTATAACGGGGCACTCGATAATGCATCTGGTGTATCAGGGCTGCTGCAGCTGGCCACCGCCTTCAAGAAACTGCAACATCCTCCTAAACGTTCTGTATTATTCCTGGCACTGACGGGTGAAGAACAGGGTTTACTGGGTTCAGAATATTATGCTACACATCCCATCTTCCCGATCAAATCCACCGTCGCGGATATTAACATGGATGTACTGAACTTCTTCGGTCGTACGAAAGACATTACCATTATCGGAAAAGGACAGTCTGACCTGGATGACTATGCGGCAAAAGCTGCCGAAAAACAAGGTCGTTTTCTCATACCTGAAGCCAATCCTTCCGGTGGATGGTTCTTCCGCTCTGACCACTTCAATTTCGCTAAAGTGGGTATTCCTGCATTGTATCCAGGTAGCGGTAACCAGTCGTTGACTCATAATTCTGCCTGGGCGCCGGATCATGCTGCTATGTATGGCCGTGACCATTACCATTCTCCGTTTGATGAACTGGATCCCAGCTGGGAACTGTCTGGTATGGTGGAAGATGTGCGCTTCCTCTTCGATGTGGGGGTAACTTTGTCTAACGAAGACAAGTTCCCGCAATGGAAAGAAGGTTCAGAATTCAAAGCAAAGAGATAA
- a CDS encoding helix-turn-helix domain-containing protein — protein sequence MQYFGERLKAARKIKGWSLQDLANQTANSITKQALSKYEADVMHPSRKILLLLSAALGVKPGYFEGQPAFRLPDFEFPRKGNVPSKQIDSIKEKVKGVLERYLQAESLLNMPVRFSNPLKTFPVADETAAAAIAVRLLDKWDLGKGPIHNITGMLEEKSIRVIEVDAPVTFDALGAWIDKVPLIVLHQDRLADIKRYYALYELGQLLLTVPETADKDRICQTFATAMLLPGDTLESLLGAKRTAIAPGELICIKEQYGLPMQVIMRHAIFKDIIDRKETAPFFRMIAENKDETGLGCYTGQEKTGRFDRMVRRLMAEEVIPAQKAEALTGIPEEALKRQLEVFAGVS from the coding sequence ATGCAATATTTCGGAGAACGATTAAAAGCCGCACGTAAAATTAAAGGCTGGTCCCTGCAGGATCTGGCCAATCAGACAGCCAATTCCATTACAAAACAGGCGCTGAGTAAATATGAAGCTGATGTAATGCATCCCTCCCGTAAGATCTTATTGTTGTTATCAGCTGCATTGGGGGTAAAACCAGGTTACTTTGAAGGACAACCGGCATTCAGACTGCCGGATTTTGAATTTCCGCGTAAAGGGAACGTACCATCTAAACAGATCGACAGTATTAAGGAGAAGGTGAAAGGCGTACTTGAGCGTTATCTGCAGGCAGAATCTCTGCTCAACATGCCGGTTAGATTCAGCAATCCACTCAAGACCTTTCCGGTAGCGGATGAGACGGCAGCGGCTGCTATTGCTGTCAGGCTACTGGATAAGTGGGACCTGGGCAAAGGCCCTATTCACAACATTACAGGGATGCTGGAAGAAAAGTCTATCCGCGTCATTGAAGTAGATGCACCTGTTACATTCGACGCCCTGGGCGCCTGGATTGACAAGGTACCGCTGATCGTACTGCATCAGGACCGGCTGGCCGACATCAAGCGTTATTACGCACTGTATGAATTAGGTCAACTGTTACTGACAGTGCCGGAGACTGCCGACAAAGACAGGATCTGTCAGACTTTTGCGACCGCCATGCTGCTGCCCGGCGACACGCTGGAATCACTGCTGGGCGCTAAAAGGACGGCCATTGCTCCCGGAGAACTGATCTGCATCAAGGAGCAGTATGGTCTTCCGATGCAGGTCATTATGCGGCACGCCATCTTCAAAGACATCATCGACCGGAAAGAAACAGCTCCCTTCTTTCGTATGATCGCGGAGAACAAGGACGAAACCGGCCTGGGATGTTATACCGGCCAGGAAAAGACGGGACGTTTCGACAGGATGGTCCGTAGACTGATGGCAGAAGAAGTCATCCCTGCCCAGAAAGCGGAAGCACTGACCGGTATACCGGAAGAAGCGCTGAAACGGCAACTGGAAGTATTTGCGGGGGTATCCTGA
- a CDS encoding PepSY-associated TM helix domain-containing protein, translating to MGNNTQANGKKKGPSWRKKLNAWLHLWLGLASGIVVFIVALTGCIFVFQKEISEWVHHDILFVTPAQQPALPLSVLQEKAQAALGEEFPVLSTFTYRQPDRAWEFITYKDGDENALTLFGTTAYYKTAYVNPYTGQVTAVRDMKKDFFVIVKYLHWSLLLNDKYGQPIVGWSTFIFVILLITGLILWWPKKWSKKAREQSFKIKWSGNFKRVNYDLHNVLGFYAMAVALVIALTGMVWAFKWFQTTVYVVASRSVTPPKHKEVFSDTLALPLANVKPLDIAYATAVKQFPEARRIGIRATPAANKATIRMSVYWGKETYYDRDDLQFDKTTGQLLLHETAKDRNAGEKLIGMNYDIHVGAIAGLPGKILAFFASLICASLPVTGFLVWWNKGKKEKKAAKHNKQHHKKIHHAHAGENVVSDVAAH from the coding sequence ATGGGGAACAATACGCAAGCAAACGGCAAGAAAAAAGGCCCATCCTGGAGAAAAAAACTCAATGCCTGGTTACACCTCTGGCTCGGACTGGCATCCGGGATTGTCGTATTTATCGTCGCTTTGACCGGCTGTATTTTCGTGTTTCAGAAAGAAATCAGTGAATGGGTACACCATGATATTCTGTTTGTCACCCCTGCTCAGCAGCCAGCACTTCCCCTAAGTGTATTACAGGAAAAGGCCCAGGCTGCTCTTGGAGAGGAATTTCCGGTACTCAGCACCTTTACCTATCGTCAGCCTGATCGTGCATGGGAATTTATTACGTACAAAGACGGCGACGAAAATGCCCTGACGCTTTTTGGTACCACCGCATATTATAAAACAGCATATGTCAATCCGTATACCGGTCAGGTAACCGCCGTGCGTGATATGAAGAAAGATTTCTTCGTGATCGTGAAGTACCTGCACTGGAGTCTGCTATTGAATGATAAATACGGCCAGCCGATAGTAGGCTGGAGCACCTTTATATTCGTTATCCTGCTCATTACCGGACTCATACTCTGGTGGCCTAAGAAATGGTCGAAAAAAGCCCGCGAACAGAGCTTTAAGATCAAATGGTCGGGCAACTTCAAACGCGTCAATTACGACCTCCATAATGTTTTAGGTTTCTATGCCATGGCTGTAGCCCTGGTAATCGCTCTGACAGGGATGGTATGGGCCTTTAAATGGTTCCAGACGACCGTCTATGTGGTCGCTTCCCGTAGCGTTACGCCGCCGAAACATAAAGAAGTTTTTTCTGATACCCTGGCGCTGCCACTGGCCAATGTTAAACCATTGGATATTGCTTATGCTACGGCTGTAAAGCAGTTCCCGGAAGCCAGACGTATCGGTATACGGGCAACACCTGCCGCAAATAAGGCGACTATACGGATGTCTGTATACTGGGGAAAAGAAACCTACTATGACCGGGATGACCTGCAGTTTGATAAAACCACAGGTCAACTGTTGTTACACGAAACAGCAAAGGATAGAAATGCCGGTGAGAAACTGATCGGTATGAACTATGATATTCACGTAGGCGCGATCGCCGGATTACCAGGCAAAATCCTTGCATTCTTCGCAAGCCTGATCTGTGCAAGTTTACCAGTTACCGGTTTCCTGGTATGGTGGAATAAGGGAAAGAAAGAGAAGAAAGCGGCCAAACACAACAAACAGCATCACAAGAAAATACATCATGCGCATGCCGGAGAAAATGTCGTATCAGATGTAGCTGCACATTAA
- a CDS encoding helix-turn-helix domain-containing protein, with translation MTLPLSISTQIGQPILFTPGLPAAYSSYALQGTQPYYAVSDSFGCILFQQVANHNYKAWMSHYIINKPTAFKVKGNVDDLLLHHTLKGNMFYELNGHESETFQHQMNIVVTPRLRHMVRFKSPGLYVALEIQIPIEELRSYQESFPVVQELLNKLSNENTITLLDQNMIAHERLRNIIQDITERQLPKAASEKYREQKTGEFIIESLDMLTRYLTDANGLSAADHERGERTEVHLLKHLQQPSPPTLKQLSRFAGTNEKKLEEIFRSRHGITVYDFFQNARMRIIYRKLTETTVPLQDLAEEFGYTDYSSFSYAVKKRFSLSPRELRKNSSINS, from the coding sequence ATGACCCTACCATTGTCCATTTCAACCCAAATAGGGCAGCCGATATTGTTTACCCCCGGCCTGCCTGCGGCCTATTCCAGCTACGCGCTGCAGGGCACCCAGCCGTATTATGCGGTGAGTGACAGCTTTGGCTGTATCCTGTTCCAGCAGGTAGCCAATCACAACTATAAGGCGTGGATGAGTCATTATATCATTAATAAACCGACAGCATTCAAAGTAAAAGGAAACGTGGACGACTTGCTGCTCCACCATACTTTAAAGGGAAATATGTTTTACGAGCTGAATGGCCACGAAAGCGAAACTTTTCAGCATCAGATGAACATTGTCGTAACACCGCGTCTTCGTCACATGGTCAGGTTTAAATCACCTGGTCTGTACGTCGCCCTGGAAATTCAGATACCCATAGAAGAGCTAAGAAGTTATCAGGAAAGTTTCCCCGTCGTACAGGAATTACTCAATAAATTATCGAATGAAAATACCATTACTCTCCTGGATCAGAATATGATTGCCCATGAGCGGCTTCGCAACATTATACAGGACATAACAGAACGCCAGTTACCTAAAGCTGCCAGCGAAAAATACAGAGAACAGAAAACAGGAGAATTCATCATTGAATCACTTGATATGCTTACACGTTATTTAACAGATGCCAACGGCCTGAGTGCCGCCGATCACGAAAGAGGTGAGCGTACAGAAGTACACCTGCTGAAACATCTACAGCAGCCATCACCTCCAACCCTCAAACAGCTTTCAAGATTTGCCGGTACAAATGAAAAGAAACTGGAAGAAATTTTCCGGAGTCGTCACGGTATTACGGTATACGACTTCTTCCAGAATGCACGTATGCGTATCATTTACCGCAAACTCACGGAAACGACTGTACCCTTGCAGGATCTTGCGGAAGAATTCGGTTACACGGATTATTCCAGCTTCTCTTACGCGGTCAAGAAGCGATTTTCATTGAGTCCGAGAGAGCTTCGGAAAAACAGCAGTATCAACTCTTGA
- a CDS encoding glycoside hydrolase family 2 protein, giving the protein MKPFKSTLLFVTLCFPYFQIALAIGEGDRFSGRWSMQPVPVQTRWATAVSPSNALPEYPRPQMVRSQWENLNGLWDYAITHWDAGMPHKFDGEILVPFAIESALSGVQKQLLPTQRLWYKRNIRKPDTHGGKRVLLHFGAVDWRAAVFLNGKLLGRHMGGYQHFSFDITASLQEGDNELVVTVLDPSNLGPNPCGKQSLRPRKILYTAVSGIWQTVWLETVPPTYITDIYSTPDIDAHCLNLRVNTSDTTGVTVDVTAYAGIVVAGHTQGRAGSMLDLGVPYARLWSPADPFLYHMTVRLLRDGRVIDSVKSYFGMRKINVQADSSGMPRLFLNNKYTFHLGVLDQGYWPEGLYTAPTDAALLYDIKAIKDMGFNTIRKHVKLEPDRWYYYADSLGMLVWQDMVPCADDDYYATSQFEQENAENLRQLHNFPSIVMWILFNEGWGKYNQQTLTESMKQSDPSRIINGHSGENLDEYSDTPVSDRWISSEVADVHYYPGPYISPALPGKARVLGEWGGVRVPTPGHQWAPATSWGYIQVTADRFAQRYAYMMERLKKYEVQGLSGAIYTQPYDVESEENGFMTYDRAVMKIKAEEMRKVNQTLTHQTAGQ; this is encoded by the coding sequence ATGAAACCGTTTAAAAGCACGCTTTTGTTTGTTACCCTATGTTTCCCCTATTTCCAGATCGCCCTTGCCATTGGTGAGGGCGATCGATTTTCGGGTCGCTGGTCTATGCAACCGGTACCGGTCCAGACGCGATGGGCAACAGCCGTCTCTCCCTCCAATGCGCTACCGGAATATCCACGTCCACAAATGGTACGCTCTCAGTGGGAGAATTTAAATGGTCTCTGGGACTATGCGATTACGCATTGGGATGCCGGTATGCCGCATAAATTCGATGGAGAGATACTGGTACCTTTTGCGATTGAATCAGCCCTCTCTGGTGTGCAGAAACAATTACTGCCGACGCAAAGACTCTGGTATAAGCGGAACATTCGCAAACCTGATACCCATGGTGGCAAACGCGTATTGCTGCACTTTGGAGCGGTCGACTGGCGGGCAGCCGTTTTCCTGAATGGAAAACTCCTGGGGAGGCATATGGGAGGCTATCAACATTTCTCTTTTGATATTACAGCGTCTTTGCAGGAGGGAGATAATGAGCTGGTCGTCACCGTGCTAGATCCTTCCAATCTCGGTCCTAATCCCTGTGGGAAACAGAGCCTGCGGCCCAGGAAGATCTTATATACCGCCGTCAGCGGCATCTGGCAAACGGTCTGGCTGGAAACGGTTCCACCTACTTATATCACAGACATTTATTCCACTCCGGATATCGATGCCCATTGCCTGAATCTGCGGGTCAATACGTCGGATACTACCGGCGTTACTGTTGACGTCACAGCTTATGCCGGTATTGTCGTTGCTGGTCATACGCAAGGCCGGGCAGGCAGTATGCTGGACCTGGGTGTTCCTTATGCACGTCTCTGGAGTCCGGCAGATCCTTTTCTTTATCATATGACTGTTCGTCTGTTACGGGATGGTCGTGTCATTGATTCGGTCAAGAGCTATTTCGGGATGCGGAAAATTAATGTGCAGGCTGATAGTAGCGGTATGCCCCGGTTATTCCTCAATAACAAATATACCTTTCATCTGGGCGTACTGGATCAGGGGTATTGGCCGGAAGGGCTGTATACCGCGCCGACTGATGCTGCTTTATTATACGATATCAAAGCCATTAAAGATATGGGCTTCAATACCATCCGGAAACATGTCAAACTGGAACCCGACCGCTGGTATTACTATGCGGATAGTCTGGGGATGTTGGTATGGCAGGATATGGTTCCTTGTGCGGATGACGATTACTACGCCACCTCTCAATTCGAGCAGGAAAATGCGGAGAACCTGCGTCAGCTGCATAACTTCCCTTCCATCGTTATGTGGATCCTGTTTAATGAAGGATGGGGGAAATACAATCAACAAACACTCACAGAGTCGATGAAACAAAGTGATCCTTCCCGTATTATCAATGGTCATTCCGGGGAAAACCTGGATGAATACAGCGATACACCCGTCAGTGATCGTTGGATCAGTAGTGAGGTGGCAGATGTGCATTATTATCCAGGGCCTTATATCTCGCCGGCGCTGCCTGGCAAAGCCAGGGTACTAGGAGAATGGGGAGGCGTACGTGTGCCGACGCCAGGACATCAATGGGCGCCTGCGACCAGCTGGGGTTATATACAAGTAACGGCTGACCGGTTTGCACAGCGGTATGCGTATATGATGGAGCGGCTGAAGAAGTATGAGGTGCAGGGATTGTCAGGGGCTATCTATACCCAGCCGTATGATGTAGAGTCGGAGGAGAATGGTTTTATGACGTATGACAGGGCGGTGATGAAGATAAAGGCGGAAGAGATGCGGAAGGTGAATCAGACGCTGACGCATCAAACAGCCGGGCAGTAA